The Sulfolobales archaeon DNA segment CTAGAGGATCTGAGGAAGACGCTGAACAACACAAGAGTCTCTATAGAGGGAATCTATATGGGTAGCATGGCAGATATGTGCAACATGATGGGATGCGGCATGATGGGCATGATGGGAGGGATGATGCATGGAACAGCTATGTGCCACAACCTCCAAGGATACCCAGCACAACAAAGAGGTATGGGGGGTATGATGCATAGCATGGGCCATATGGTGAACCACCATATGGGGGGCATGGCTATGGGGGGTGAAAATCACAGCGACGAGGAAGAGCACCATATGGAAGCATGTGAAGCCCTCATGAACCTGCCCCACATAATAGTCAGCAAGATCAGCTTCAACGGCTACACAGCAATTCCAAATAAATAATTTTTTATTTCCCCCTTTCTTTGGTGATGCCTATGACTTCAAGAAAAACCCTTTTCACCGTTGCCTCCATATCCCTAGTGCTAGCTATAGTTGCCCTCTACATTGTGCTGGGTATGCGGGGTGAGAATAAGGATCTCAGCGGGTTAAGCATAGCACTATATAAGTCTCCTGGTTGTGAGTGCTGCACTAGATATGCAGGGTATCTCTCTAGCTTGGGTGCTGAGGTAGAGGTTGGAGTTATAGATGATATAGATGGGTTGATGGATAAGCTGGGAATCCCTGCGGAGCTAAGATCCTGCCACATATCAATAGTAGAAGGCTACATAGTAGTAGGGCACGTGCCCGCAGAGGCTATTAAGAAGCTCATCAACGAAAAACCAAATATCAAGGGAATATCTCTTCCGGGGATGCCACAGGGATCCCCGGGAATGCCAGGGCCTAAGGAGGGGCCATTTATTATATATAGCTTCGACGGCTCGATCAAAGTATTCGCTGTGCTATAAAGGGTTACATAAAATAGTTGGCAAACCTCGACTTTAAAGGCGGGGTTAGATTTTTAAGTTTTTGTTTCGATATATGCTCTGGGCTTCCGAGA contains these protein-coding regions:
- a CDS encoding DUF411 domain-containing protein, which gives rise to MTSRKTLFTVASISLVLAIVALYIVLGMRGENKDLSGLSIALYKSPGCECCTRYAGYLSSLGAEVEVGVIDDIDGLMDKLGIPAELRSCHISIVEGYIVVGHVPAEAIKKLINEKPNIKGISLPGMPQGSPGMPGPKEGPFIIYSFDGSIKVFAVL